A single region of the Strigops habroptila isolate Jane chromosome 3, bStrHab1.2.pri, whole genome shotgun sequence genome encodes:
- the SHISA8 gene encoding protein shisa-8, whose protein sequence is MAPRSRGRMEPSYVVGICCLVLLEPGRVWSGESSTGAPGESGNGSQAPAADTTAPAPTGAAPPGGDRCRGYYDVMGQWDPPFNCNAGIYQYCCGTCGYRFCCQFKPGRLDQSGCSNYDTPNWVNTGQPPTRVDETPEDPTRDKTNMIVYIICGVVAIMVLVGIFTKLGLEKAQGPQTEMTVSRTLTDLLKQPGHGPSEHVDGLMGGVQVPLGEGLACGSPRNGTDKPPLNNAVAIAPPLGRPHGHGKRLPLASSLALPAPAYAAYTTLKAGESAPEDFYLRLGGPEAAPAGTLPFPHAEAPALPEGCALPKAKLPGGPAFPGGWEGAAPRAPRRPGLPLGAATPLYGQAPRHLATNSKTEVTV, encoded by the exons ATGGCCCCGCGGAGCCGCGGGCGGATGGAGCCGAGCTACGTCGTGGGTATctgctgcctggtgctgctggagccgGGCCGGGTGTGGAGCGGCGAAAGCAGCACCGGGGCGCCCGGCGAGAGCGGGAACGGCAGCCAGGCACCGGCGGCGGACACCACGGCCCCGGCGCCCACCGGGGCGGCACCACCGGGCGGGGACCGCTGCCGCGGTTACTACGACGTGATGGGGCAGTGGGACCCGCCGTTCAACTGCAACGCCGGCATCTACCAGTACTGCTGCGGGACCTGCGGGTACCGCTTCTGCTGCCAGTTCAAGCCCGGGCGGCTGGACCAGAGCGGCTGCTCCAACTACGACACCCCCAATTGGGTTAACACGGGCCAGCCGCCCACCCGGGTGGACGAGACCCCCGAGGACCCTACTCGCGACAAGACCAACATGATCGTCTACATCATCTGCGGCGTGGTGGCCATCATGGTGCTGGTGGGCATCTTCACCAAGCTGGGCCTGGAGAAGGCACAGGGTCCCCAGACGGAGATGACCGTCTCCAG GACACTCACGGACCTGCTGAAGCAGCCAGGCCATGGCCCCTCTGAGCACGTGGATGGTCTCATGGGGGGTGTGCAGGTGCCGCTGGGTGAGGGGCTGGCCTGCGGGTCCCCCAGGAACGGCACAG ACAAGCCTCCCCTGAACAACGCGGTGGCCATTGCCCCCCCGCTGGGGCGGCCCCACGGCCATGGCAAGCGCCTGCCACTGGCCAGCAGCCTGGCCCTGCCGGCCCCTGCCTACGCTGCCTACACCACCCTCAAGGCTGGAG AGAGCGCCCCCGAGGACTTCTACCTGCGGCTGGGGGGCCCGGAGGCTGCCCCCGCCGGCACGCTGCCCTTCCCGCACGCCGAGGCGCCCGCGCTGCCCGAGGGCTGCGCCCTGCCCAAGGCCAAGCTGCCGGGGGGCCCGGCCTTCCCGGGGGGCTGGGAAGGGgccgccccccgcgccccccgccggCCCGGCCTGCCCTTGGGCGCCGCCACCCCACTGTACGGGCAGGCGCCGCGGCACCTCGCCACCAACAGCAAGACCGAGGTCACCGTCTGA
- the TNFRSF13C gene encoding tumor necrosis factor receptor superfamily member 13C — MWEPGSRSYSAMSSSGKAVSAPSCLSSQCFDLLTRSCVKCSDLFKENTTEPARAVFPSTLEPTLPAMDLPSTLLIFGIVAAVVFVLVLTTLLGFLVCKLGKWRRKRKAADEEAQANVKATSPLPIPGCQDAAVMEGDATLAPVPCQHLSGGLKMLRPPGKAGEKRRPCCQGDADGDIILLSTVYTQHEECNQGFPLPATELGATALVTTKTTQNCA; from the exons ATGTGGGAGCCGGGCTCTCGCTCCTACTCTGCCATGTCCTCCTCAGGAAAAGCCGTCTCTGccccctcctgcctctcctcccagTGCTTCGACCTCCTGACCAGGTCCTGCGTCAAGTGCTCCGACCTGTTCAAGGAAAACACAA CAGAACCCGCCCGTGCGGTGTTCCCCTCAACCCTGGAGCCCACCCTCCCTGCGATGGACCTGCCCAGCACCCTCCTCATCTTCGGCATCGTGGCAGCGGTAGTGTTTGTCCTGGTCCTGACCACCCTCCTGGGCTTCCTGGTCTGCAAGCTGGggaagtggaggaggaagaggaaggcagcagatgAAGAGGCCCAAG CAAACGTGAAAGCCACCAGCCCACTGCCCATCCCAGGCTGTCAGGACGCTGCTGTGATGGAGGGAGATGCCACCCTGGCCCCGGTCCCATGCCAACATCTCAGTGGAGGCCTGAAGATGCTGAGACCACCTGGGAAAGCTGGGGAAAAGCGGAGGCCATGCTGCCAGGGTGATGCCGATGGCGACATCATCCTGCTCTCCACCGTGTACACCCAGCACGAGGAATGCAACCAGGGCTTCCCACTGCCTGCCACGGAGCTGGGGGCCACAGCCCTGGTCACCACCAAGACCACTCAGAACTGTGCCTGA